In Pseudochaenichthys georgianus chromosome 6, fPseGeo1.2, whole genome shotgun sequence, a single window of DNA contains:
- the ice2 gene encoding little elongation complex subunit 2 isoform X2 has product MELVWEDPQVPDAPFFTNELYVKYSLAPNIRELWDFLQSPVQNIKQDCGTSKASSPSSSAKDAAAFKDNSCISMNESCSESGDTDVPFTDNDGQGAAQCWDTEKSRVKLKQIEKEAGAVYPEPRLPYPCPSSLSINGQKTYLGFLMSKKASDPPLNLQAQVNSEVMQFMMYLQDVAKICADDYNFISQGAMQYSEEFFRECLEHIRTFPELYQIHEMTSLTGGTFNPGLKLTFEKQLLIMGNVDITDHTMVPADAQLASDYQSVSSQNPPAKKAKDMHATISGDVNASSLCARYEPHVCLTRDALVRLLDNHGPDFAEQWELPVWIKLNPGEGNRQKKTVYIDSPLLKTEMTVKERSHVFHEESLKLSIKKNGSKNVFHLMTELREDEPQLSGSSKRNVVSGENSGLDFEVDLTDLETFGETKPIKIPKTPKKKNEQDACVESTKASSSASVTNTKRSSERPANTTSSSQEEMDTSVAGEDDPVTEERNQPAGNEAIAPTTEDMRPDSAQECNEDPPFMGDSDEDQLVIDDSILSQAQTRTTQCTPTPLSADARSDPLNSECSSPEKTTKQKRQSKKAKVSGDQLGDILRMQTAMFNCDTAKGSTVSQEMSSPARGVGPSVYSYPTSLVKPCVSSYLERNNNQDGESGAASHESAPGDNSTNTKHKKLLSEELQAGAEDEQDYVAPEEGNLLYKLYSLQDLLLMVRSSVSLTHSRRVGQNGQNQHVPVHILPKLEYQLSYGVECLNSSEACQLWTETLLHSSTVPCIEGSVESTWKSSHKPME; this is encoded by the exons GGAGGACCCCCAGGTCCCAGATGCTCCTTTCTTTACCAATGAGCTCTATGTCAAATATTCACTTGCACCTAATATCAGAGAGCTGTGGGACTTTCTCCAAAG TCCTGTGCAGAACATAAAACAGGACTGTGGGACTTCAAAagcttcctccccctcttcttctgCAAAAGACGCTGCAGCCTTTAAAGACAACAGTTGCATCAGCATGAATGAATCCTGCTCTGAAAGCGGTGATACTGACGTTCCGTTTACAGACAATGATGGGCAGGGTGCAGCACAATGTTGGGATACAGAGAAATCAAGGGTAAAGCTCAAGCAGATTGAGAAAGAGGCGGGTGCTGTTTACCCTGAACCCAGACTGCCCTACCCCTGTCCGTCCAGCCTGTCAATCAATGGCCAGAAGACTTATCTTGGCTTTTTGATGAGTAAGAAAGCAAGCGATCCTCCACTG AACTTGCAGGCACAAGTAAACAGTGAAGTGATGCAGTTCATGATGTACCTGCAAGACGTGGCCAAAATATGTGCTGATGACTACAACTTCATATCACAGGGAGCTATGCAATACTCAGAG GAGTTCTTCAGGGAGTGTTTGGAGCACATCAGGACGTTTCCTGAGCTCTACCAGATCCATGAGATGACTAGTCTGACCGGGGGAACATTCAACCCAGGGCTGAAGCTGACCTTTGAGAAACAGCTGCTGATCATG GGCAATGTGGATATTACAGACCACACGATGGTGCCTGCTGATGCACAGCTTGCATCGGATTATCAGAGTGTTTCATCACAGAATCCTCCAGCTAAAAAAGCCAAGGACATGCACGCT ACAATCAGCGGTGATGTTAATGCCAGCAGCCTGTGTGCTCGTTATGAGCCTCATGTGTGTCTCACTCGAGACGCCCTCGTAAGGCTGCTAGATAACCATGGCCCAGACTTTGCAGAGCAGTGGGAATTACCGGTTTGGATCAAGTTAAACCCAGGAGAAG GCAATAGACAGAAGAAGACTGTATATATAGACTCACCCCTTCTGAAGACTGAGATGACGGTGAAAGAGAGGAGCCATGTCTTCCATGAGGAGAGTCTGAAGCTCTCCATCAAGAAGAATGGGAGTAAAAATGTCTTCCATTTAATGACGGAGCTTCGTGAGGATGAGCCGCAACTCTCT GGGAGCTCAAAAAGAAATGTAGTGTCTGGTGAAAACAGTGGTCTTGACTTTGAGGTGGACCTTACTGACCTGGAGACATTTGGTGAGACGAAACCCATTAAAATCCCAAAGACGCCGAAAAAGAAGAACGAGCAGGATGCATGTGTTGAAAGTACGAAAGCATCAAGTTCTGCGTCTGTGACTAATACTAAAAGGTCCAGTGAGCGTCCTGCAAACACTACCAGCAGTTCACAAGAAGAGATGGACACCTCAGTGGCAGGTGAGGATGATCCCGTAACAGAGGAGAGAAATCAGCCAGCTGGGAATGAGGCCATTGCACCAACAACTGAAGACATGAGGCCGGACTCTGCTCAGGAATGTAACGAAGACCCACCTTTTATGGGAGATTCTGATGAAGATCAACTGGTCATTGATGACTCCATTTTGTCTCAAGCTCAAACACGTACTACACAATGTACGCCCACACCACTCTCTGCTGACGCCAGATCTGATCCTCTAAATTCAGAGTGTTCTTCCCCTGAAAAAACAACAAAGCAGAAACGACAATCCAAAAAAGCAAAGGTATCCGGCGACCAGCTGGGTGACATCCTGCGCATGCAGACAGCCATGTTCAACTGTGACACGGCCAAAGGCTCCACCGTATCCCAAGAGATGAGCTCACCAGCCCGAGGTGTGGGACCCTCAGTTTACTCTTATCCTACGTCTCTGGTGAAGCCCTGTGTGTCCTCATATTTGGAGAGAAACAACAACCAGGATGGAGAGAGCGGCGCTGCTTCTCACGAATCTGCACCAGGGGACAACAGTACAAATACAAAGCATAAAA AACTACTGTCAGAAGAACTGCAGGCTGGTGCAGAAGATGAGCAAGATTACGTCGCTCCAGAAGAAGGCAACCTGCTCTACAAGCTCTACAGTCTGCAGGACCTGCTGCTCATGGTGCGGAGCTCTGTGTCACTGACCCATAGCAGGAGAGTCGGCCAAAACGGCCAAAACCAG CATGTGCCAGTGCATATCTTGCCCAAGCTGGAGTACCAGCTGAGTTATGGAGTTGAGTGTCTGAACAGCAGTGAGGCTTGCCAGCTGTGGACCGAGACATTGCTCCACTCCAGCACTGTACCCTGCATAG AGGGTTCAGTAGAGTCAACATGGAAATCCTCCCACAAACCAATGGAATAG
- the ice2 gene encoding little elongation complex subunit 2 isoform X1, whose product MELVWEDPQVPDAPFFTNELYVKYSLAPNIRELWDFLQSPVQNIKQDCGTSKASSPSSSAKDAAAFKDNSCISMNESCSESGDTDVPFTDNDGQGAAQCWDTEKSRVKLKQIEKEAGAVYPEPRLPYPCPSSLSINGQKTYLGFLMSKKASDPPLNLQAQVNSEVMQFMMYLQDVAKICADDYNFISQGAMQYSEEFFRECLEHIRTFPELYQIHEMTSLTGGTFNPGLKLTFEKQLLIMGNVDITDHTMVPADAQLASDYQSVSSQNPPAKKAKDMHATISGDVNASSLCARYEPHVCLTRDALVRLLDNHGPDFAEQWELPVWIKLNPGEGNRQKKTVYIDSPLLKTEMTVKERSHVFHEESLKLSIKKNGSKNVFHLMTELREDEPQLSGSSKRNVVSGENSGLDFEVDLTDLETFGETKPIKIPKTPKKKNEQDACVESTKASSSASVTNTKRSSERPANTTSSSQEEMDTSVAGEDDPVTEERNQPAGNEAIAPTTEDMRPDSAQECNEDPPFMGDSDEDQLVIDDSILSQAQTRTTQCTPTPLSADARSDPLNSECSSPEKTTKQKRQSKKAKVSGDQLGDILRMQTAMFNCDTAKGSTVSQEMSSPARGVGPSVYSYPTSLVKPCVSSYLERNNNQDGESGAASHESAPGDNSTNTKHKKLLSEELQAGAEDEQDYVAPEEGNLLYKLYSLQDLLLMVRSSVSLTHSRRVGQNGQNQHVPVHILPKLEYQLSYGVECLNSSEACQLWTETLLHSSTVPCIAHINALTSKVALLTKLPDNWKPNISCGFKPSNSLNILHHLLKKLTGLEEGQYLIAHKAGEPFVTLLKVANGKVSRGAYNLQQVHSSVPQPPTSVLVPWIPVDPSVVLPFHQKHGRVPCTFPPKPFVQTAKDGSSQSQYNNHGAGQAKNNRNAVGKLKKRQRNRKKYIKNLLKKTF is encoded by the exons GGAGGACCCCCAGGTCCCAGATGCTCCTTTCTTTACCAATGAGCTCTATGTCAAATATTCACTTGCACCTAATATCAGAGAGCTGTGGGACTTTCTCCAAAG TCCTGTGCAGAACATAAAACAGGACTGTGGGACTTCAAAagcttcctccccctcttcttctgCAAAAGACGCTGCAGCCTTTAAAGACAACAGTTGCATCAGCATGAATGAATCCTGCTCTGAAAGCGGTGATACTGACGTTCCGTTTACAGACAATGATGGGCAGGGTGCAGCACAATGTTGGGATACAGAGAAATCAAGGGTAAAGCTCAAGCAGATTGAGAAAGAGGCGGGTGCTGTTTACCCTGAACCCAGACTGCCCTACCCCTGTCCGTCCAGCCTGTCAATCAATGGCCAGAAGACTTATCTTGGCTTTTTGATGAGTAAGAAAGCAAGCGATCCTCCACTG AACTTGCAGGCACAAGTAAACAGTGAAGTGATGCAGTTCATGATGTACCTGCAAGACGTGGCCAAAATATGTGCTGATGACTACAACTTCATATCACAGGGAGCTATGCAATACTCAGAG GAGTTCTTCAGGGAGTGTTTGGAGCACATCAGGACGTTTCCTGAGCTCTACCAGATCCATGAGATGACTAGTCTGACCGGGGGAACATTCAACCCAGGGCTGAAGCTGACCTTTGAGAAACAGCTGCTGATCATG GGCAATGTGGATATTACAGACCACACGATGGTGCCTGCTGATGCACAGCTTGCATCGGATTATCAGAGTGTTTCATCACAGAATCCTCCAGCTAAAAAAGCCAAGGACATGCACGCT ACAATCAGCGGTGATGTTAATGCCAGCAGCCTGTGTGCTCGTTATGAGCCTCATGTGTGTCTCACTCGAGACGCCCTCGTAAGGCTGCTAGATAACCATGGCCCAGACTTTGCAGAGCAGTGGGAATTACCGGTTTGGATCAAGTTAAACCCAGGAGAAG GCAATAGACAGAAGAAGACTGTATATATAGACTCACCCCTTCTGAAGACTGAGATGACGGTGAAAGAGAGGAGCCATGTCTTCCATGAGGAGAGTCTGAAGCTCTCCATCAAGAAGAATGGGAGTAAAAATGTCTTCCATTTAATGACGGAGCTTCGTGAGGATGAGCCGCAACTCTCT GGGAGCTCAAAAAGAAATGTAGTGTCTGGTGAAAACAGTGGTCTTGACTTTGAGGTGGACCTTACTGACCTGGAGACATTTGGTGAGACGAAACCCATTAAAATCCCAAAGACGCCGAAAAAGAAGAACGAGCAGGATGCATGTGTTGAAAGTACGAAAGCATCAAGTTCTGCGTCTGTGACTAATACTAAAAGGTCCAGTGAGCGTCCTGCAAACACTACCAGCAGTTCACAAGAAGAGATGGACACCTCAGTGGCAGGTGAGGATGATCCCGTAACAGAGGAGAGAAATCAGCCAGCTGGGAATGAGGCCATTGCACCAACAACTGAAGACATGAGGCCGGACTCTGCTCAGGAATGTAACGAAGACCCACCTTTTATGGGAGATTCTGATGAAGATCAACTGGTCATTGATGACTCCATTTTGTCTCAAGCTCAAACACGTACTACACAATGTACGCCCACACCACTCTCTGCTGACGCCAGATCTGATCCTCTAAATTCAGAGTGTTCTTCCCCTGAAAAAACAACAAAGCAGAAACGACAATCCAAAAAAGCAAAGGTATCCGGCGACCAGCTGGGTGACATCCTGCGCATGCAGACAGCCATGTTCAACTGTGACACGGCCAAAGGCTCCACCGTATCCCAAGAGATGAGCTCACCAGCCCGAGGTGTGGGACCCTCAGTTTACTCTTATCCTACGTCTCTGGTGAAGCCCTGTGTGTCCTCATATTTGGAGAGAAACAACAACCAGGATGGAGAGAGCGGCGCTGCTTCTCACGAATCTGCACCAGGGGACAACAGTACAAATACAAAGCATAAAA AACTACTGTCAGAAGAACTGCAGGCTGGTGCAGAAGATGAGCAAGATTACGTCGCTCCAGAAGAAGGCAACCTGCTCTACAAGCTCTACAGTCTGCAGGACCTGCTGCTCATGGTGCGGAGCTCTGTGTCACTGACCCATAGCAGGAGAGTCGGCCAAAACGGCCAAAACCAG CATGTGCCAGTGCATATCTTGCCCAAGCTGGAGTACCAGCTGAGTTATGGAGTTGAGTGTCTGAACAGCAGTGAGGCTTGCCAGCTGTGGACCGAGACATTGCTCCACTCCAGCACTGTACCCTGCATAG CTCACATCAATGCGCTCACATCAAAAGTAGCTCTGCTCACAAAGCTGCCCGACAACTGGAAACCCAACATCTCCTGTGGGTTCAA GCCATCGAATTCTCTGAATATACTGCACCACCTACTGAAAAAGCTTACTGG GTTAGAGGAAGGACAGTACCTGATTGCGCACAAGGCAGGGGAACCATTTGTGACCCTATTAAAAGTGGCTAATGGGAAAGTGAGTCGGGGGGCATACAACCTGCAGCAGGTCCACAGCTCCGTCCCCCAGCCCCCCACATCCGTCCTCGTCCCCTGGATACCTGTTGATCCGTCTGTGGTGCTGCCCTTCCACCAGAAACACGGGCGTGTCCCCTGCACCTTCCCGCCAAAACCCTTTGTGCAG ACAGCGAAAGATGGGTCATCGCAGTCGCAGTACAACAACCATGGAGCCGGACAAGCAAAGAACAACCGGAATGCAGTAGGCAAACTGAAGAAACGACAAAGGAACCGTAAAAAGTATATTAAAAACCTACTTAAAAAGACATTTTAA
- the LOC117448653 gene encoding annexin A2-like has translation MRGGERGIVFCTKDKPSHPFHLNTAWTYLCIISTQLSTFKMAMVSEFLGQLCLNVGANEPKHPTVVPATDFNPDTDAARIETAIKTKGVDEQTIIDILTKRTYSQRRDIAFAFERRAKKDLISALKGALSGSLEAVILGLMKSTSQYDASLIRGSIKGAGTDEETLIEVLCSRSNEELVDIKKVYKELFKKDLEKDVAGDTSGNFAKLLLALVETNRADPIAVVDYDKIDLDARALYEAGVKIKGTDVPTWISIMSERSVPHLQKVFQRYKSYSPYDMQESIAKEVKGDLQKSFLVLVECFENKQLYFAKRLNEAMKSKGAKEKIVTRIIVSRCEVDLKKICSEYKTSTGESLQKTILEHTKGDYQKVLLGLCGPEQ, from the exons ATGAGGGGAGGTGAAAGGGGAATTGTTTTCTGTACGAAAGATAAACCTTCACATCCATTCCACTTAAACACTGCCTGGACATATCTCTGCATCATCTCAACTCAGCTAAG CACATTCAAAATGGCTATGGTATCAGAGTTCCTGGGACAGCTGTGTCTCAACGTTGGG GCCAATGAACCCAAACACCCCACGGTGGTACCTGCTACGGATTTCAACCCTGACACAGACGCTGCTAGAATAGAGACTGCAATCAAAACCAaag GGGTGGATGAACAGACCATCATCGACATCCTCACAAAGCGGACCTACTCACAAAGGAGAGACATCGCTTTTGCTTTTGAGAGGAGGGCAAAGAAG GACCTGATCTCAGCCCTGAAGGGAGCGCTGTCCGGCTCTCTGGAAGCAGTGATCCTTGGACTGATGAAGAGCACGTCCCAGTACGATGCCTCACTGATCAGAGGATCTATCAAG GGAGCAGGAACAGATGAAGAAACACTGATTGAGGTTTTGTGCTCACGCAGCAATGAGGAGCTGGTGGACATCAAGAAGGTCTACAAGGAGT TGTTCAAGAAAGATCTGGAGAAAGACGTGGCTGGTGACACCTCTGGGAACTTTGCCAAGCTGCTCCTGGCTTTGGTGGAG ACCAACAGAGCAGATCCTATCGCTGTCGTAGACTATGACAAGATTGATCTAGATGCCAGA GCCCTCTATGAGGCTGGGGTGAAGATCAAAGGAACTGATGTGCCCACCTGGATCTCCATTATGTCTGAGAGAAGCGTACCCCACCTGCAGAAAG TGTTTCAGAGGTACAAGAGTTACAGTCCCTATGACATGCAGGAGAGCATTGCCAAAGAAGTCAAAGGAGACTTGCAAAAGTCCTTCCTGGTGCTAG TTGAATGCTTTGAAAACAAACAGCTGTACTTTGCCAAGCGACTCAATGAAGCCATGAAG AGTAAAGGAGCCAAGGAGAAGATAGTGACCAGGATTATTGTGTCACGCTGTGAGGTGGACCTGAAGAAGATCTGCTCTGAATACAAGACCAGCACCGGAGAGTCTTTGCAAAAGACTATTCTG GAACACACCAAGGGAGACTACCAGAAGGTGCTGCTTGGCCTGTGCGGACCGGAGCAGTAA